From the Papaver somniferum cultivar HN1 chromosome 2, ASM357369v1, whole genome shotgun sequence genome, the window tgggccaacctcgtgctctccatgaatacatgtatcccacaataaaaattccattatcatgtattgtcttacctcaaaccaataacccttttaaaataaatgcaagcatgatacaaatacttcctatatttcgagggttcgattctgagaacccctatactcatgtaagagagtttaaacaaacttgtcggactatgcaacctgatcatatgtccgaagactctctgaaattgcgtttgtttacattttctctaaaggaaagggccaaaacatggttttacggtttgagaccacaatcaatcaacacttgggaccaactcacagatctattttttaaaaaaattctttccgcatcataggaccatcgctattcgtcaaagtatcaattgttttgtccaattggatgaggaaactgtttttgactattttgaacgttttaatgatttgttgagcgaatgtccacaccatggatttgagaagtggagacttgtcgctatcctctatgagggactagactttaaatctcgagccatggttgagtgtatgtgtaatggtgaatttcttgataaaactgtggatgatgcatggaaatttttagttgagattgcagagaaaacccgtcactgggaatccattagggaaactgagacactgtcacatgatataggtggtaatgaattgaactttggaaatagcatgtctagtccttctcatgtgtatgatattgaatatgaacctaatctagaggaacacgAGTTGACTAataacaccacaactgctaatagggacaagtatgcatattactatgatgatgataatgataatgttatgttagaagaacatgtctatgctgaaaatgttgtggaacctttggtttcaaatacaataggcttttctgccccgaccttcatgaatgatatttcttctaatattccatatgcatgtgatgttgatactgattttgatattgtgcaattatcctgtgaagagcatgacttaggtaaatcttctgttgacactaatgatcctatgcaggaaaacatagttgatgtgtctgattccatacttaagccacaatatattgcttctgttgatgataatttgaatatatcggataaccacgattctgaattaggacttgtgcaatttttttgtgatgatgagcatgctacacatcttgagtgtgacttggataatgctgatgtgactgataatactgatactcttgatctcatgcatgtgagacacttagatgtcactttcttgcctgagtcacaatctgatacccttccacccaacctagagttggtttgtacccatattgtcaaaccaatttttctgagagtccctaatctaggtttggaactgtgtgcttcccaagtccttttggactattttgcatctaagtataatatctttgaggaaccacagttggaattagcatgtgtacctgtccctagcaaagttcatttcgaattagaccttgtgcatgatgaaccccaaaaactgcgagattttgtatccaaaattttatctgttgaaaaatccaggtttgggggtagctcattttgtttcacagtttcaattgcgtttatttcctgttatatttgtgtgaagctgttgaaacctctacactttgtcttttgggttgatcctcaactctttagattgttagtgtatggtgaattttttgtatataatccagtagataaaatttcttaaaacccttttgttccttttgtatatatttgctaatccaatatgatctcggctgaaatatgttggatttttttccttgaataacggagttctaatcttgctttcgccgaaatcgggtattctctttcctttttctctactcaacatgatcctcttcatatgttgtattataattttgttcatattttgaaacattgaggacaatgtttagtttaggtttgggggtgaaaagtagatactttgataatatgccataattgaaaacaagaactccttctttttgaaaaaaatgaaaaaaaaaaaaattaaaaaaaaaaaatcataaaaatggagctcatttaccttgaaatgttgactcttgtgcaaatatgtaattttaggagtcttagtctagatatttaggcaccctgattctagcacaattcacatgtgataagaaacttgcacgcgcacgatctaccaatacatgtatagcctcgatcttcaaggtgtttgataggaagttagattgccaatcactttagaatactgaatgagacttgactagcttgttctttggttggctgggatagaagttggaggatacgttaagaaaagcaaccatagaatttgaccggatgcattcgataagggccacctcttgctaagagtcatgtaattatgtttttctttttgttcatgtatcaaaagtgtcactatgttgtaaagatcaaagttatttcttcaaaaaaaaaatataaaaatcaaaaatcaagtattatttattccatgttttgtcatgttaaagacaatagttctctcttgttccaaaaataaaagagagtaatcaatgtaaataagagtcatgtaaagagtcatctttttgttgtaaatagtcttgtaataagcaaggagggtgcagccatcgatgtataacgcgggtaaactgaaatatcaccaactcattgggtgaacattcacaattctcgtaaagccggacagctagcttggcttagaattcggttcttagcctaaaaactatctcttggtgattagtagtcataacttcaggtcattctagacacatgtgtagatacactttacactcttatcacatgtctttttttgttatcagtgctaggattgtgccttagatagctagattgacatctccattttgctatgagcttaaactgtcttgcacatgtcacatttgatggaatctgagcttatattttgacctagaactttgtaggtacgttctaagcaaaccttcacgagacttcactcgtccactagggacacttagtggtttaaaaggcttagtgcatatgctaaatgcattcgagagaccagcgacagtggtataggtaggatttccttagttttgttttacttgaggacaagtaaaattcaggtttgggggtatttgatgagtgctaaaaagtgcatatttctatatatttttcttggcatttaactcatcttttgtgcattaattctccattttaacccatattctgtattttcattgttttcaagaataaatatttttattaattaattttgcatttttaggtactaaataaagcctggttaactcacagagcgaaaagagcaaaggaacggcaaagaatcccgctaggaggaagcgaagaatgatgtttgcaagagccggatcaattagaagtgggcttgaagaggaagaattgttcttaaagaagatatgggcttggcatactcaAGACCCaagacccttacccaaatccatttccattatccatacccatttccatgagagccgtcagattggatccatatcatcatcctacggtcgcctcatcattgtgcatcaaactccgaagatcccgtcaaacactatagtacctaactccatctgaagccgtcagttttgttgtatctcatcatccaacggtcgcttctatcgcgtcgttggatcattccatcaccttttcatcctacactttcgctttgctgatcatcaacctttgatacacccgcctcacaccctagcatcagaaccttatacccctaaccaaacggacccttcttctccatcgagttcttcttctcatcttccccaaactgcagagagctgctccacagttctgcaactccatcacctccaccagctacaccttcttctcgaaccacacaaccaccgacaacaccacgacatctctccctagcctagacttctttccaaattcacatctctgaaccctaggtgtgggtttgacaagaaagctcgagctagggtttcaccaacagcgaggagaagacaaaattgagggcaggaaaagcttcagaagagcagaggggacatacccaaagcatgggtcgagcagaattcacacatgggtatgtcgaatttgattttccccaaaagttagggtttgcaaatttagggttttgtgaaattagggatttttttgtaagctataaaagggaagctgtagagaatgcaaaacttgttcttgggtcatccgagataccccctaattgggttaatttcatttcaatttccatttcaaagcaatttagggttcttcaatttctgttcatatttgttctttgctgtttaattccatctttcaatttttgcttctcacatgttagttagtttaatttcctgtttaaatcttagagaagactattgaaccatgttggttaaccatttgggttagaccctgttgagctcaaaacacttaggttagtgacattccaagggttcactggcttgtgattagtggtgctttaaacagaccattaatgctaggagttggtaataatctaagggatgaacaaaccatattagttagaaacctaggaacctaaatgacctgtgattgtttatgctttaatcagataggcaatgctaggggttatctaaggattttaggtagttaactagccacatgacaaggttaacccaggtgaactagctaggtgaaagagaattctcatccatcttcatacacttccattcccactgttttcagtttcttcactgttttctttcacttgttttatcTTCACTTTTACTCACTGTCAACATTTCTGTCTTGCATcactattcactgccttcatccatcactgctcactaccactctagttcattgtcactgtcaccatagtttACTGCTCTTAGCTCACTGTAGgataactttagctaggaagattTCAATCACactcaagtccctgtggaatgaccctgttcttgcacacaagctacaactgaccctgtgcacttgcaggtataacatgtaggctgcttcattgtcttattttcttacactcttaaaagcctaccattaAGTACAAAAGATGGCAAACTCTATAGCAAAAAAGTTGTTATACTTTAAGATTTTATAAGTACAGGTATAACATTTGAACCATAAATATGAAGACTTTTGGTCCGacgatatacatatatatattaacTAGCTATAGCAAAAAATGTGCAACCCATGTATGCTGACTTGGGTACTAGAACTGAACCTTTCGGTCTTTCAATGAAGCGAAGTCATCTATGATATCCTCACATTTCACTTTTTCAGCAATTTCTCTTTCAGCATGGACTACCATACAATCTCCAAGAAGACATCCTCACATTTCACTTTTTCAGCAATTTCTCTTTCAGCATGGACTACCATACAATCTCCAAGAAACTCATCGCCCATCTTGTTACGAGCTGCCGGTTTCACAATATTCATACATGAAAATACCCTTTCAGTAGTAGCTGTTGAAAAGGGAAGAGTTAAGACAATCCGAATTAATCTATCTATCAAATCATATACATTTGACTTACCAGTTTCGACCAATCTCCGACATAATTCAGCCACAGTAGTCATGTTTCCAAAATCTGGATCGTTGACAATGTCGCGTTTGTAATGTTTTAGTTGGCTTCTTAAAACACATACCTCTTGTTCTGTGAAATCTTCAGGATAAAACTTCTCCGCTAGACGACAAAGGATATCAATGTCAAAAGATTTATAATTTTCATCAGGACTGAAAGCTGAACACAGCACAAGTAACTCCATCGTTTCCTCTGTGAATCTACGGCTTAGCTCCATTAGGTGAAAATCTATGACAACATTAAATATATCAAAGCGGTATTGATGTTCAATGGTAATATGGTCTTTCTGCTGACAAGAACGACTGGTTCCCATCGTATATTGATCTGAAAATTCAGGAAGGACAATGTCATGTTCATCACAAAAGAGTTTGATGCTTCCGAAAAAAGTTTCCCAATTTTCGTCTCTCAACTCTTGAAGAAGCACTTTTGTAGTCTTGACCAGATGCATGGCATTAACAATGTCTTGAGTTTTTTGTTGTAACCTGAATAGAATTAGTAGATACATGAAATCAAAACTAATAGTCTACCACTTGCTAAAAAATACCCAATataaaactgaaatcaacaaCAGTAAAGTGTAAACACCCTACCCTGATCTTAAATGACATAATTGGTAATTAACATATAACATATACCCAAATTTCCCTATCAATGGTCAATCAATGTCAAACTAATAACATTGCGAAAGAAGGATCAAATTAAAACCCCTAAAATTTAGCAAATCAAACAATAGCCCTAATTTCTAAACACAGTAGGAGAAGTAGAGAACCCTACCAGGCTAACAACAATTCAATCCACTAGCCAATTAATCAAGATAACAAAATCAAGATTACAAGAATGTATAACCAAATTAAAGCCCTAAATTTTAAAAGAAATATCTCCAGCACAAAAATTATACCCTAGATTGACTAATTGTAGTAATTGAGATGCTAAAACGAAAGTTAAAAACAATAACTAGTATCAGTACCTTGACTAATTGAATTTCTAACTGGGCCGCATTACAATCTTGTATGAATCAAACTATCAAAGCGTTGGATACCAGTAGCACTAGCAGTGAGGAGAGGAACAACAAGTTCTAACACTTCCAAGTCCGAACAAGGAAAAGATAAGATAAATTGATTAAAGAAGTCTCATCTGACTTCGACTAAATTACCccacaatctcaattctcacacgTTCCCACTCACAAGTCACACGTATCAATTCATTGATATGGGCTTAAGTATGGGCTATTATAAATTCAGTGTTGGGCTAATACCAAAAATAAGAActgttttttggggaccatggttattttgggtgaccatggttttattttgggtaaagacattagaagtaaatctaggtcaccccttatctagatatttatattaatacctaaattatcctcttgattaatttttggtaatgattagttagtgttaataatagttagtgtagtgattagtaaaatgattaagttaaagataattaatgagattaaaaaatcagatggcttttttttaaaaaagaagcagaattattgagagagtaaagttggagaagatgaagaagaaaaacatgaaaaacaaaggattttaccaaccacaaccgaaggaagagtatttgggtacccaggtatgtttcaaacttagataatgttggttgaattgctccaaattttcaaaaaactgtaaaattttagggtagatttgggcttgtttggttaccttatgtgaagaacaggttaccgaactcatctgaaagtgtagttcggttaccttttccatatacgccggttaccgaactcgttctttaatggaggtttttagttgttcggctaccttttccatacacgcaggttaccgaactttgtttataagacttacagagtaatgttcggttggttcgcaaactttaacccaacaacatatctaaccgaactccacatgtatgcaattagtgaagagttcggtttgtcaagattttttgcgaacaaaccgaacatagtggaacaagtttggttaaattgaaactcaacatagtaggaaaaataacacagttcggttacattgaaaaaaaaaaattctttttggaaTATAAGTAGAATTcagttactagatagttttagaaatttttgcgaaccaaccgaacaaggtaGATAAACCTCGGTTATATCATAAAtcaacatagtaggaaaaataccacagttcggttacattattattattttattttttttgtattatgagtagagttcggttactaactagttttagaattttttgcgaaccaaccgactcggagttcggttatgaaaaattaaattcgtgataaccgaagtgttcttcgtgttcttggtttcagaatgttcggttacaaaactagtttgttttaaaaattattcctaaccgaacatgccactttaacatccatttaaaccatattttgatgattttcctatccaaaaacgaataaaaaagattgatgggtttttcaatcgaacaaggaacgtcaaggaaagagagaagaagaagagaataaactttttctcaaaactaaaaattttcgattgttcctttgattttgatttgattttgattttggttaataaattcatttagattagatgtatatgattagatttatataattattaagttagttttaatataaattaaagtaaagggtaaatgggtatttacctaactttgggacaccccttataagtatagggaagttggcctaataagaccatggtcccccaaaaaaaccatggtccctaaaaaatcgttcaaaaATAAACTGAATATacatgaaccctgattttgggcatacctaaatctttctaggcatacaaaacaatagtcccatcttgggtgaccttataaggggtaccctatgggtagttcaattacctatatacccttaatacaaaaatctaaaatcagttttctaaaaaatcaaaatcagtttcccttaccatctcttcttcttcctcctcctctagccgaactcttccccctcatgtgaaaaaaaaaattcatcatcgtgattaattgtcgattcgtaaaaatttgatcgtcgattaaactcaaccacataatgactcgtacaaagaaaagcagggactatgcaaaccaaatcgtcttctaatccatcaattgaagaagaagaaccaattgaagatgaaggtgtagaaactgaaaatcaaccaccaattgaaccagaaattgaaccaactgcatctccaactccggaaatgaggataagaaagcaagttttacaaacccaatctcctatttgttgtttttcattgattaaatgacggttacagtgttgggttcggctcaaaattgagttgcgtttttagccgaactgttcttcacaaaagcttcctataagtgtatatgaacagttcggcatgatatttcatgaaatttcaagccgaacctagtcacagatagagatgcataggggttcggcgtattcgataatcataatatgtgccgaacctagcacatttacgagattcggctattacgatattctcaatatatgtcgaaccaataacaatattttaacccaaaaaataacaaattgatgttcggctcatacgattttcgaaatataagccgaaccagtaattattttttttccgagctattcaggatgttgttcggcttactatgaaactttcatataagccgaactagtgtctagcaaaagggttggaattgaaaattataggttcggtgcatgcagtaaacagattcagttagccgaaccgttcatcaattggta encodes:
- the LOC113353888 gene encoding uncharacterized protein LOC113353888 isoform X2, with product MHLVKTTKVLLQELRDENWETFFGSIKLFCDEHDIVLPEFSDQYTMGTSRSCQQKDHITIEHQYRFDIFNVVIDFHLMELSRRFTEETMELLVLCSAFSPDENYKSFDIDILCRLAEKFYPEDFTEQEVCVLRSQLKHYKRDIVNDPDFGNMTTVAELCRRLVETARNKMGDEFLGDCMVVHAEREIAEKVKCEDIIDDFASLKDRKVQF
- the LOC113353888 gene encoding uncharacterized protein LOC113353888 isoform X1, which produces MHLVKTTKVLLQELRDENWETFFGSIKLFCDEHDIVLPEFSDQYTMGTSRSCQQKDHITIEHQYRFDIFNVVIDFHLMELSRRFTEETMELLVLCSAFSPDENYKSFDIDILCRLAEKFYPEDFTEQEVCVLRSQLKHYKRDIVNDPDFGNMTTVAELCRRLVETATTERVFSCMNIVKPAARNKMGDEFLGDCMVVHAEREIAEKVKCEDIIDDFASLKDRKVQF